The following proteins come from a genomic window of Corallococcus sp. NCRR:
- a CDS encoding extensin-like protein produces the protein MKKAFEQNVSRAKPRLRLGALTGALDPADPTGTAATPEPTAPEAPAPVAESPDLSSEVRSRIERRAGPRPTAAEAMEAALNAPPRHAAPPPAAQGLPAVTAPSFSPVSHALSALVSPEAARVEEEAPPEPWMDADSQATASDWNVAQESAPEESVWDADAVPPVSHREVAEAVAASAWNVSVAQQRESVVEAFGREPLGAEPTPTHVEPPPPAAAHWDALTARPAAATHVDAMRVAPLAHSATHAEAAAPVTFASPPPPPAMAQAEAPRGMPATFAGPPPGVQFDGRMGVQALRMPSEAEPMTTYAAVQASTVTTTETVARQEAAPAPVEVQTPAPPREDDSESRREKLKARLKAVRENPRPEPLPATVAEAGQRAVERITHLQAELTKVKAANLTLTQDLEVARRQAEKATEEARLRMDEARRLSAEMEGRVKLLADLERELASLEGERDEALLSLQESRQALQAAAKEHEALEQVVTKGKLALADSLAEEERLAVELEGAKDESASLRRAVETLQGERDVLAQQVASLTAERAELLEARKALESVHRALSQATVR, from the coding sequence ATGAAGAAAGCCTTCGAACAGAACGTGTCCCGCGCGAAGCCGCGCCTCCGTCTGGGGGCGCTGACGGGTGCCCTCGACCCGGCCGACCCCACGGGGACCGCCGCCACGCCGGAGCCCACCGCTCCGGAAGCGCCCGCGCCCGTCGCCGAATCGCCGGACCTGTCCTCCGAGGTGCGCTCGCGCATCGAGCGCCGCGCCGGCCCGCGCCCCACCGCCGCCGAGGCGATGGAGGCCGCGCTGAACGCCCCGCCCCGGCACGCCGCGCCGCCCCCCGCCGCGCAGGGGCTGCCGGCGGTGACGGCGCCCTCGTTCTCGCCGGTGTCGCACGCGCTGTCCGCGCTGGTGTCCCCGGAGGCCGCCCGCGTGGAGGAGGAGGCTCCGCCCGAGCCGTGGATGGATGCGGACTCTCAGGCGACCGCGTCCGATTGGAACGTGGCGCAGGAGAGCGCGCCCGAGGAGTCCGTCTGGGACGCGGACGCCGTGCCGCCGGTGTCGCACCGCGAGGTGGCGGAGGCCGTCGCCGCGTCCGCGTGGAACGTGTCCGTCGCGCAGCAGCGCGAGTCCGTGGTCGAGGCCTTCGGCCGCGAGCCCCTGGGCGCCGAGCCGACCCCCACGCACGTGGAGCCGCCCCCGCCCGCCGCCGCGCACTGGGATGCGCTGACGGCGCGTCCGGCGGCCGCGACGCACGTGGACGCGATGCGCGTGGCGCCCCTGGCCCACTCCGCGACGCACGCGGAAGCCGCCGCGCCCGTCACGTTCGCGTCTCCGCCCCCGCCCCCGGCGATGGCGCAGGCGGAAGCCCCCCGGGGAATGCCGGCCACCTTCGCGGGCCCGCCTCCCGGAGTACAGTTCGATGGACGGATGGGCGTTCAGGCCCTCCGCATGCCTTCCGAGGCCGAGCCCATGACGACGTACGCTGCCGTCCAGGCCTCCACCGTCACCACCACCGAGACGGTGGCCCGACAGGAAGCCGCGCCCGCCCCCGTCGAGGTGCAGACGCCCGCGCCTCCCCGCGAGGACGACTCCGAATCCCGCCGCGAGAAGCTCAAGGCCCGCCTCAAGGCCGTGCGCGAGAACCCGCGCCCGGAGCCGCTGCCCGCCACCGTCGCGGAAGCCGGCCAGCGCGCCGTGGAGCGCATCACCCACCTCCAGGCGGAGCTCACCAAGGTCAAGGCCGCCAACCTCACGCTCACCCAGGACCTGGAAGTGGCCCGCCGCCAGGCGGAGAAGGCCACCGAGGAGGCCCGCCTGCGCATGGACGAGGCCCGCCGCCTGTCCGCGGAGATGGAAGGCCGCGTGAAGCTGCTGGCCGACCTGGAGCGCGAGCTGGCCTCCCTGGAAGGCGAGCGCGACGAAGCGCTCCTGTCCCTCCAGGAGTCCCGCCAGGCCCTCCAGGCCGCCGCGAAGGAGCACGAAGCGCTGGAGCAGGTCGTCACCAAGGGCAAGCTGGCCCTGGCCGACAGCCTGGCGGAAGAGGAGCGCCTCGCCGTGGAGCTGGAGGGCGCCAAGGACGAGTCCGCCTCCCTGCGCCGCGCCGTGGAGACGCTCCAGGGCGAGCGCGACGTGCTGGCCCAGCAGGTCGCGTCCCTCACCGCCGAGCGCGCCGAGCTGCTGGAGGCGCGCAAGGCCCTGGAGTCCGTGCACCGCGCCCTGAGTCAGGCCACGGTGCGCTGA
- a CDS encoding SH3 domain-containing protein — protein sequence MRRWTWGVVLLALGLPATAAWAVKKDEKLYVKARNTRVLKSAVPTADVVAVLQPGQQVTWRGADPKNAQWHQVTEPGGKAGYVFQTNLSTKPPDMELVSKDGKTRGIDPSAFVSSGAAVKALSPGAEKYGKEKGGDYADAVAQIQKLEGLALKVTPAEIDAHVKQAGLFPVVAPNTKLGPQPQAKKAVK from the coding sequence ATGAGACGATGGACCTGGGGCGTCGTGCTGCTGGCGCTGGGGCTGCCGGCGACGGCCGCGTGGGCGGTGAAGAAGGACGAGAAGCTCTACGTGAAGGCGCGCAACACCCGCGTGCTCAAGAGCGCGGTGCCCACGGCGGACGTGGTGGCCGTGCTCCAGCCCGGGCAGCAGGTGACGTGGCGGGGCGCGGACCCGAAGAACGCGCAGTGGCACCAGGTGACGGAGCCCGGAGGCAAGGCCGGCTACGTGTTCCAGACGAACCTGTCCACGAAGCCGCCCGACATGGAGCTGGTGTCCAAGGACGGCAAGACGCGCGGCATCGACCCGTCCGCCTTCGTGTCCAGCGGCGCGGCGGTGAAGGCGCTGAGCCCGGGCGCGGAGAAGTACGGCAAGGAGAAGGGCGGCGACTACGCGGACGCGGTGGCGCAGATCCAGAAGCTGGAGGGCCTGGCCCTCAAGGTCACGCCCGCGGAGATCGATGCGCACGTGAAGCAGGCCGGGCTGTTCCCGGTGGTGGCGCCCAACACGAAGCTGGGCCCCCAGCCTCAGGCCAAGAAGGCGGTGAAGTGA
- a CDS encoding ferritin-like domain-containing protein produces the protein MSKDTIADVGMNRTGIKTSPVDSKDIIAEAERAQPSSPGDARAIAEVRKQYMRESGDGLGRVPPPSSLKGMAKTAVDMLKGGKPTVLIDKLGERLAFERSGVRLYEGALSKLDVFGSWEGGPSRELLTKILDDELSHFALLTEAMEKLGADPTAVTPSADLTAVISMGVPAAISDARTNLRQAMQALLVAELTDNASWELLIDLARGLGHDSLADRFQLALDAEAEHLALVKGWLAAGVATEARAPMESASVPAQP, from the coding sequence ATGAGCAAGGACACCATCGCCGACGTGGGCATGAACCGCACCGGCATCAAGACGTCTCCCGTGGACAGCAAGGACATCATCGCGGAAGCGGAGCGCGCGCAGCCCAGCAGCCCGGGCGACGCTCGGGCCATCGCGGAGGTGCGCAAGCAGTACATGCGCGAATCCGGTGACGGCCTGGGCCGCGTCCCGCCGCCCTCCAGCCTCAAGGGCATGGCGAAGACCGCGGTGGACATGCTCAAGGGCGGCAAGCCCACCGTGCTCATCGACAAGCTGGGCGAGCGGCTCGCCTTCGAGCGCAGCGGCGTCCGGCTCTACGAGGGCGCGCTCTCCAAGCTGGACGTCTTCGGCAGCTGGGAGGGAGGGCCTTCGCGGGAGCTGCTCACGAAGATCCTCGACGACGAGCTCAGCCACTTCGCCCTCCTGACGGAGGCCATGGAGAAGCTGGGCGCGGACCCCACGGCGGTGACGCCGTCGGCGGACCTCACCGCGGTCATCTCCATGGGCGTGCCCGCGGCCATCTCCGACGCGCGCACCAACCTGCGCCAGGCCATGCAGGCGCTGCTGGTCGCGGAGCTGACGGACAACGCGAGCTGGGAGCTGCTCATCGACCTGGCGCGCGGCCTGGGCCATGACTCGCTCGCGGACCGCTTCCAGCTGGCGCTGGACGCGGAGGCCGAGCACCTGGCGCTCGTGAAAGGCTGGCTGGCGGCGGGCGTGGCCACGGAGGCACGCGCGCCCATGGAGTCCGCGTCCGTCCCCGCGCAGCCCTGA
- a CDS encoding M48 family metallopeptidase, whose protein sequence is MRSRMGMLAAVGLGLSLTSCTQVAKGLRAANLGEDANRVAAAAEQVGSCDKLKVAPAIQEEYALGSALAIHWARQGSGLMLSGAAEEKLNTYVNTVGRNLAMQSPRPELSWTFGVLKDAENFNALSAPGGYVFVTRRLLQGVDNEAQLAGVLAHEIAHVVLKHALRQYVDVKVSTCKGAAVAGAVVSTVASKVVGASRSDGRLDLDSDTGLMAKMVEGTVELAGKGHRKDEELAADALAVELLLSAGYDPGEYSRLLGQTTGGGGILANHPSVSDRKKQIAQLVEARRSNADPLARMDVASLQRPALPAAFAVVGPVKKSTGVAKDAK, encoded by the coding sequence ATGCGCTCGCGCATGGGGATGCTGGCGGCGGTGGGCCTGGGGCTGAGCCTCACGTCCTGCACGCAGGTGGCGAAGGGCCTGAGGGCCGCGAACCTGGGCGAGGACGCGAACCGGGTGGCGGCCGCGGCGGAGCAGGTGGGGTCCTGCGACAAGCTGAAGGTGGCGCCGGCCATCCAGGAGGAGTACGCGCTGGGCAGCGCGCTGGCCATCCACTGGGCCCGCCAGGGCAGCGGGTTGATGCTGTCAGGCGCGGCGGAGGAGAAGCTGAACACCTACGTCAACACGGTGGGCCGCAACCTGGCGATGCAGTCCCCCCGGCCAGAGCTGAGCTGGACGTTCGGCGTGCTCAAGGACGCGGAGAACTTCAACGCCCTGTCCGCGCCCGGTGGCTACGTGTTCGTCACGCGCCGGCTGCTCCAGGGCGTGGACAACGAGGCGCAGCTCGCGGGCGTGCTGGCGCATGAGATTGCCCACGTCGTGCTCAAGCACGCGCTGCGGCAGTACGTCGACGTGAAGGTGAGCACGTGCAAGGGCGCCGCGGTGGCGGGCGCGGTCGTGTCGACGGTGGCCTCGAAGGTGGTGGGCGCGAGCCGGTCGGACGGCCGCCTGGACCTGGACTCGGACACGGGGCTGATGGCGAAGATGGTCGAAGGGACCGTGGAGCTCGCCGGCAAGGGCCACCGCAAGGACGAGGAGCTGGCGGCGGACGCGCTCGCGGTGGAGCTGCTGCTGTCCGCGGGCTACGACCCAGGCGAGTATTCGCGGCTGCTCGGCCAGACGACCGGGGGCGGCGGAATCCTGGCGAACCACCCCAGCGTGAGCGACCGCAAGAAGCAGATTGCCCAGCTCGTCGAGGCGCGGCGGAGCAACGCGGATCCGCTCGCGCGGATGGACGTCGCGTCGCTCCAGCGGCCGGCCCTGCCCGCGGCCTTCGCCGTCGTGGGGCCCGTGAAGAAGTCCACGGGCGTGGCGAAGGACGCGAAGTAG
- a CDS encoding TspO/MBR family protein, with amino-acid sequence MQLSELGGSEGLEHNATLNRESLVALGAFGALTAGAVFVSARSTREAVESRWYRQLKKPPFQPPRQAFGPVWTALYGLIAVSGWRIWGSPAGAERSRALGLWFIQLGLNAAWSHLFFRKRQLKAAAVENWALLGSIAAYTAAASRVDRKAPWFMAPYLGWVSFANVLSTDIARRNA; translated from the coding sequence ATGCAGCTCAGCGAGCTGGGTGGCTCCGAGGGCCTGGAACACAACGCCACGCTCAACCGTGAATCGCTGGTGGCGCTGGGCGCCTTCGGCGCGCTCACCGCGGGCGCGGTCTTCGTCAGCGCGCGGAGCACCCGCGAGGCCGTGGAGAGCCGCTGGTACAGACAATTGAAGAAGCCGCCCTTCCAGCCGCCGCGCCAGGCCTTCGGGCCGGTGTGGACGGCGCTCTACGGGCTCATCGCCGTCTCCGGCTGGCGCATCTGGGGCTCACCCGCGGGCGCCGAGCGCTCGCGCGCGCTGGGCCTGTGGTTCATTCAGCTGGGGCTCAACGCCGCGTGGTCCCACCTGTTCTTCCGCAAGCGCCAGCTCAAGGCCGCGGCCGTGGAGAACTGGGCGCTGTTGGGCAGCATCGCGGCGTATACCGCCGCCGCCAGCCGGGTGGACCGCAAGGCGCCGTGGTTCATGGCGCCGTACCTGGGCTGGGTGTCCTTCGCCAACGTGCTGTCGACCGACATCGCCCGGCGCAATGCCTGA
- a CDS encoding CHASE2 domain-containing protein, which produces MAGETWKLIQERWRHHGRVMLGIALAATLAAWACEEAKVLEGTEHIAYDQALVRFTGGREKSRQVVVVAIDQRTLDEISQDSQLRLNFGNWPYTRTLWARIAQELQAQGARAVLFDAVMDERTADESTDLGFAQVLRETGLPFYVGMSTSESAKRVARVDLQAPVPLTAPEAAPAASPPEDGSFPEEFEDAPTPATPVLTPEVLARALAFPVRRVDGKALPRLGEMPSKPPPEPRSPVPPAPALVGAVNGVGLVDMEADGDGAMRRTRFAYTDGANTYVTLPVRMMADLLGAKEVTFSGRTLRLGERTWRVNADGSAALDYGGSLEQRFRTVTLFAVLNDWIHRSRGEALELDPALFQDKVVVIGGTAVGLNDIKATPFSPTEPGLVKQATVVDTLLSGTFITRAPPGVDLGLTFFVALVSAVLLMTARWTPLEVAWPVALVLVLHVLTGLMLKSAHTHVLMAMPALAGVGASVAALAFNHLVANRETQFIRQAFHRFMEPKLVEQMIRSRQLPRLDGENKEISAFFSDIRGFSTFSERFKEDPRQLVRILNTYLTAVSGALLREGGCLDKYIGDAVVCLFGAPMAQEDHAVRACRGALAAKAAVDALRVDFREKGFPDVYTRIGVNSAVNFVGNFGSDQLFSYTAIGDGMNLAARLEGANKAYGSVIMIGPRTYELAKEHIEVRELDRVRVAGKTEAVTVYELLALKGQLDAATRHTVARYHEALALYREARFAEAAAVLEAEAAKVPEDGPTAKLLERCREYLETPPEKFDGVANLEK; this is translated from the coding sequence GTGGCGGGTGAGACGTGGAAGCTGATCCAGGAGCGCTGGCGCCATCACGGCCGCGTGATGCTGGGAATCGCGCTGGCGGCCACACTCGCCGCGTGGGCGTGCGAGGAGGCGAAGGTCCTCGAGGGCACGGAGCACATCGCCTACGACCAGGCCCTGGTCCGGTTCACCGGTGGCCGGGAAAAGTCCAGGCAGGTGGTCGTGGTGGCCATCGACCAGCGCACCCTGGATGAGATCAGCCAGGACTCGCAGCTCCGGCTCAACTTCGGCAACTGGCCGTACACGCGCACGCTGTGGGCGCGCATCGCGCAGGAGTTGCAGGCCCAGGGAGCCAGGGCCGTGCTGTTCGACGCGGTGATGGACGAGCGGACGGCCGACGAGTCCACCGACCTGGGCTTCGCGCAGGTGCTGCGTGAGACCGGCCTCCCCTTCTACGTGGGAATGTCCACCAGCGAGTCGGCGAAGCGGGTCGCCCGCGTGGACCTCCAGGCCCCCGTGCCACTGACCGCTCCCGAGGCCGCGCCCGCCGCCAGCCCGCCAGAGGACGGCTCCTTCCCGGAGGAGTTCGAGGACGCACCCACCCCGGCCACGCCCGTGCTGACGCCCGAGGTCCTGGCGCGGGCGCTCGCCTTCCCCGTGCGCCGGGTGGATGGGAAGGCGTTGCCCAGGTTGGGGGAGATGCCATCGAAGCCGCCACCGGAGCCCCGCTCCCCGGTGCCTCCGGCGCCCGCGCTGGTGGGCGCGGTGAACGGGGTCGGGCTGGTGGACATGGAGGCGGACGGGGATGGCGCCATGCGCCGCACGCGCTTCGCGTACACGGACGGCGCCAACACCTACGTGACGCTGCCAGTGCGCATGATGGCGGACCTGCTGGGCGCGAAGGAGGTCACGTTCTCTGGCCGCACCCTCCGCCTGGGCGAGCGCACGTGGCGCGTGAACGCGGACGGCAGCGCCGCGCTGGACTACGGCGGTTCGTTGGAACAGCGCTTCAGGACGGTGACCCTCTTCGCCGTGCTGAACGATTGGATCCACCGCTCCAGGGGAGAAGCCCTGGAGCTGGACCCAGCCCTCTTCCAGGACAAGGTCGTCGTCATTGGCGGGACGGCGGTGGGCCTCAATGACATCAAGGCCACGCCCTTCTCCCCCACCGAGCCCGGCCTGGTGAAGCAGGCCACGGTGGTGGACACGCTCTTGTCGGGGACGTTCATCACCCGCGCGCCCCCGGGCGTGGACCTGGGCCTGACGTTCTTCGTGGCGCTGGTGTCCGCGGTGCTGCTGATGACGGCGCGCTGGACGCCGCTGGAGGTGGCCTGGCCGGTGGCGCTGGTACTGGTGCTGCACGTGCTCACGGGCCTGATGCTCAAGTCAGCGCACACGCACGTGCTGATGGCGATGCCCGCGCTGGCGGGCGTGGGCGCGAGCGTGGCGGCGCTGGCGTTCAACCACCTGGTGGCCAACCGCGAGACGCAGTTCATCCGGCAGGCGTTCCACCGCTTCATGGAGCCGAAGCTGGTGGAGCAGATGATCCGCTCGCGGCAGCTGCCGCGCCTGGATGGGGAGAACAAGGAGATCTCCGCGTTCTTCAGCGACATCCGCGGCTTCTCCACCTTCAGCGAGCGCTTCAAGGAGGACCCGCGCCAACTGGTGCGCATCCTCAACACGTACCTCACGGCGGTGAGCGGGGCGCTGCTGCGCGAGGGCGGGTGCCTGGACAAGTACATTGGCGACGCGGTGGTGTGCCTCTTCGGCGCGCCCATGGCCCAGGAGGACCACGCCGTGCGCGCGTGCCGGGGCGCCCTGGCGGCGAAGGCGGCGGTGGACGCGCTGCGCGTGGACTTCCGCGAGAAGGGCTTCCCGGACGTGTACACGCGCATCGGCGTGAACAGCGCGGTGAACTTCGTGGGCAACTTCGGCAGCGACCAGCTCTTCAGCTACACGGCCATTGGCGACGGCATGAACCTGGCCGCGCGCCTGGAGGGCGCGAACAAGGCCTACGGGTCGGTCATCATGATTGGCCCGCGCACGTACGAACTGGCGAAGGAGCACATCGAGGTGCGCGAGCTGGACCGGGTGCGGGTGGCGGGCAAGACGGAGGCCGTCACGGTGTATGAGCTGCTCGCGCTCAAGGGCCAGCTGGACGCGGCCACCCGGCACACGGTGGCGCGCTACCACGAGGCGCTGGCGCTGTACCGGGAGGCCCGCTTCGCGGAGGCCGCGGCGGTGCTGGAGGCGGAGGCCGCGAAGGTGCCGGAGGATGGGCCCACGGCGAAGCTGCTGGAGCGGTGCCGCGAGTATCTGGAGACGCCCCCGGAGAAGTTCGATGGCGTCGCGAATCTGGAGAAGTGA
- a CDS encoding PAS domain-containing sensor histidine kinase has product MAGGAARELEAVLDAAVDPFIACGSDERILHVNAATERLLGWDREQLVGRPVTDLFPPRLHHFHGLSLPRYLLSRRKALGGRPTRVFARRRDGVELQVEVTVGAAGLDGDERIVFTLRRLHEVIDSLEEPVEHISSGSGVASHQQTVDRLYRLLVENAPLGIFHFDRNPVITACNDLFASFIGTSKRNLVGLQLLTLRDEGIMTCVRESLAGRPCDYEGVYRALTTGKEIPVRIRFAPCYAEDGTVEGGVGIVEDITERRRVEAEREENLAQLDLLVRSAPVGIGFLDTNLRYVRVNETLARINGVPAEKHPGRTLPEVLGEPGAIAEQGPRYVLRTGEPLVKQESVSDQDLGVPGPRRYFQGSFYPVRTPDGRVLGVGVLVEDITERRRAEEERAHLYREAQEAIRVRDDFLSIASHELKTPLTPLSLRLATLERRLERGENLDPGVLRHARHQLTRLTGLINDLLDASRIEAGRLALHPEATRFDLLVEHTLAGMEGQKGNHTFDFERPREPISVHGDTFRLEQVVSNLLENALKYSPDGGTIRVRLSLTEDVAVLSVTDPGIGIPEDQQQQLFDRYFRARNASTRSYGGLGLGLYISRDIVERHGGRIWVESMAGRGSTFYVALPTLAAVRPVLPQVWPDRHLH; this is encoded by the coding sequence ATGGCCGGAGGAGCCGCACGGGAGCTGGAAGCCGTCTTGGACGCAGCGGTGGACCCCTTCATCGCGTGCGGCTCGGATGAGCGCATCCTGCACGTCAACGCGGCGACGGAGCGGCTGCTGGGCTGGGACCGCGAGCAGCTCGTGGGCAGGCCCGTCACCGACCTCTTCCCGCCCCGCCTGCACCACTTCCACGGCCTCAGCCTGCCGCGCTACCTGCTGTCTCGCCGCAAGGCGCTCGGCGGGCGGCCCACGCGCGTCTTCGCCCGGCGGCGCGACGGCGTGGAGCTCCAGGTGGAGGTCACCGTGGGCGCCGCCGGCCTGGACGGAGATGAGCGCATCGTCTTCACGCTGCGCCGGCTGCATGAGGTCATCGACTCGCTGGAGGAGCCGGTGGAGCACATCTCCAGTGGCTCCGGCGTGGCCTCGCATCAGCAGACGGTGGACCGGCTCTACCGGCTGCTCGTGGAGAACGCGCCCCTGGGCATCTTCCACTTCGACCGCAACCCCGTCATCACCGCGTGCAACGACCTCTTCGCGAGCTTCATCGGCACGTCGAAGCGCAACCTGGTGGGCCTGCAACTGCTCACGCTGCGCGACGAGGGCATCATGACCTGCGTGCGCGAGTCACTGGCCGGCCGCCCCTGCGACTACGAAGGCGTCTACCGCGCGCTCACCACCGGCAAGGAGATACCGGTGCGCATCCGCTTCGCCCCCTGCTACGCGGAGGATGGCACCGTGGAGGGCGGCGTCGGCATCGTGGAGGACATCACCGAGCGCCGCCGCGTGGAGGCCGAGCGCGAGGAGAACCTGGCCCAGCTGGACCTGCTCGTGCGCAGCGCGCCGGTGGGCATCGGCTTCCTGGACACGAACCTGCGCTACGTGCGCGTCAACGAGACGCTCGCGCGCATCAATGGCGTCCCGGCGGAGAAACATCCGGGCCGGACGCTGCCGGAGGTGCTCGGCGAGCCGGGCGCCATCGCGGAGCAGGGGCCCCGCTACGTGCTGCGCACCGGTGAGCCGCTGGTGAAACAGGAGTCCGTCTCCGACCAGGACCTGGGCGTCCCCGGCCCCCGGCGCTACTTCCAGGGCAGCTTCTATCCCGTGCGCACCCCCGACGGCCGAGTGCTGGGCGTAGGCGTCCTCGTCGAGGACATCACCGAGCGCCGACGCGCGGAGGAGGAGCGCGCGCACCTGTACCGCGAGGCCCAGGAGGCCATCCGCGTGCGCGACGACTTCCTCTCCATCGCGAGCCATGAACTGAAGACGCCGCTGACGCCCCTGAGCCTGCGCCTGGCCACGCTGGAGCGCCGCCTGGAGCGCGGCGAGAACCTGGACCCCGGCGTGCTGCGCCACGCGAGGCACCAGCTCACGCGCCTCACCGGCCTCATCAACGACCTGCTGGATGCCTCGCGCATCGAGGCCGGCCGGCTGGCCCTGCACCCGGAGGCCACCCGCTTCGACCTGCTGGTGGAGCACACGCTCGCCGGCATGGAAGGCCAGAAGGGCAACCACACCTTCGACTTCGAACGCCCCCGGGAGCCCATCTCCGTCCACGGCGACACGTTCCGCCTGGAGCAGGTCGTCTCCAACCTGCTGGAGAACGCGCTCAAGTACAGCCCGGACGGCGGCACCATCCGCGTGCGGCTGTCGTTGACGGAAGACGTCGCGGTGCTGTCCGTGACGGACCCGGGCATCGGCATCCCGGAGGACCAGCAGCAGCAGCTCTTCGACCGTTACTTCCGCGCGCGCAACGCCTCCACGCGCTCCTACGGCGGGCTGGGCCTGGGCCTCTACATCAGCCGCGACATCGTGGAGCGCCACGGCGGCCGCATCTGGGTGGAGAGCATGGCGGGCCGGGGGTCCACCTTCTACGTCGCGCTGCCGACACTCGCCGCCGTGCGGCCCGTCCTCCCGCAGGTGTGGCCCGATCGCCACCTCCACTGA
- a CDS encoding alpha/beta hydrolase has translation MRELRTAAVLLAAMLGMGCAGNRGAPPVAPGPLVYRSEAVGAPKPEALLVALHFSGSTPAFWDVPIQSLGIPVRTLLPQGPRPRRDGFTWFQADHEEKTWEGKTEDVERMAERLAELIREVRAEHPEIHRVVVTGFSYGGDLAWMLAIRHPELVDAAMPMGTRLLGDPGQEQPVARRVRVLQGEQDAIIPVQHTRERVAELKGRGVPIDLRTYPDLGHDVSPALLEDWREFLRQSLQGPID, from the coding sequence ATGCGCGAACTCCGAACCGCCGCCGTGCTGCTCGCCGCGATGTTGGGAATGGGCTGTGCTGGCAACCGGGGCGCGCCTCCGGTGGCGCCGGGCCCGCTCGTCTACAGGAGCGAGGCGGTGGGCGCTCCAAAGCCCGAGGCGCTGCTCGTGGCCCTGCACTTCTCGGGTTCCACGCCCGCGTTCTGGGACGTGCCCATCCAGTCGCTGGGCATCCCGGTGCGCACGCTGCTGCCCCAGGGCCCGAGGCCCCGCCGTGACGGCTTCACGTGGTTCCAGGCCGACCACGAGGAGAAGACGTGGGAGGGGAAGACGGAGGACGTGGAGCGCATGGCGGAGCGGCTCGCGGAGTTGATCCGCGAGGTCCGGGCGGAGCATCCGGAGATCCACCGCGTCGTGGTGACGGGGTTCTCCTACGGAGGAGACCTGGCGTGGATGCTGGCCATCCGGCACCCGGAACTGGTGGACGCGGCGATGCCCATGGGGACGCGCCTGCTGGGCGACCCGGGGCAGGAGCAGCCCGTGGCTCGGAGGGTGCGGGTGCTTCAGGGAGAGCAGGACGCCATCATCCCCGTGCAGCACACGCGCGAGCGGGTCGCGGAGCTGAAGGGCCGGGGCGTCCCCATCGACCTGAGGACCTATCCGGACCTGGGCCACGACGTGTCACCCGCGTTGCTCGAGGACTGGCGCGAGTTCCTGCGCCAGTCATTGCAGGGCCCAATCGACTGA